A single window of Salvia splendens isolate huo1 chromosome 8, SspV2, whole genome shotgun sequence DNA harbors:
- the LOC121746214 gene encoding acetolactate synthase small subunit 1, chloroplastic-like, with translation MATTTVSRCPVSGAAEKRYQPHFTTSTNRVQFGSSTNCRPPKQLRIANAAVNDGDAAAVSFAQSSSPPHLPAAASRAKRHTISVFVGDESGMINRIAGVFARRGYNIESLAVGLNEDKALFTIVVSGTEKVLQQVVEQLNKLVNVLKVEDLSKEPQVERELMLVKLNADSNTKGEINWLSNVFRGNIVDMSVNTLTMEVTGDPGKMAAVLRNLSKFGIKELARTGKIALRREKMGETAPFWRFSAASYPDLRATIPIKDDNASKQTIGKNTNGKLNGVSWGDVYPVDSDDDFYRQVLDAHWGVLYGEDSSGLQSHTLSMLVNNSPGVLNLVTGVISRRGYNVQSLAVGPAETEGISRITTVVPGTDDSIGKLVQQFYKLMDVHEVQVLTHSPFAERELMLIKIAVNAAARRDVLDIANIFRAKPVDVSDHTITLEVTGDFNKMLALQRLLEPFGICEVARTGRVALSRESGVDSRYLRGYSIPL, from the exons ATGGCCACCACGACTGTTTCACGGTGTCCAGTCTCCGGCGCGGCGGAGAAGAGATATCAGCCACATTTCACCACCTCAACCAACAGAGTGCAATTCGGAAGTAGTACTAATTGTAGGCCACCGAAGCAATTACGAATTGCCAATGCAGCTGTTAACGACGGTGACGCTGCTGCTGTTTCCTTCGCACAGAGCTCCTCTCCGCCGCATCTTCCTGCCGCTGCCTCTAG GGCAAAGCGTCACACTATCTCAGTCTTTGTTGGGGATGAATCTGGTATGATAAATCGAATAGCAGGTGTCTTCGCTCGTCGAGGCTACAATATCGAGTCTCTGGCTGTGGGGTTGAACGAGGACAAGGCTCTGTTCACCATAGTTGTCTCGGGAACAGAAAAGGTTCTGCAACAAGTTGTTGAACAACTCAACAAGCTTGTGAATGTCTTGAAG GTGGAAGATTTGTCGAAGGAACCACAAGTAGAACGTGAACTAATGCTCGTAAAGCTCAATGCAGATTCCAATACTAAAGGCGAA ATCAACTGGTTATCGAACGTCTTCAGGGGAAACATCGTGGACATGTCAGTAAACACTTTGACCATGGAG GTCACTGGAGACCCTGGAAAGATGGCAGCGGTCCTGAGAAATCTCAGTAAGTTTGGCATTAAAGAACTAGCAAGAACCGGAAAG ATTGCATTGAGAAGGGAAAAGATGGGCGAAACAGCTCCATTTTGGAGGTTTTCTGCAGCTTCTTATCCAGATCTTCGGGCAACTATACCCATCAAGGATGATAATGCCAGTAAGCAAACCATTGGAAAGAACACTAATGGCAAACTCAATGGTGTTTCATGG GGTGATGTTTATCCTGTTGACTCTGATGATGACTTCTATCGTCAAGTTCTCGATGCCCACTGGGGTGTTCTCTATGGTGAAGAT TCAAGTGGGTTACAATCGCACACTTTGTCCATGCTCGTAAACAATTCTCCTGGAGTACTGAACTTGGTGACAGGTGTCATATCCCGAAGAGGTTACAATGTTCAG AGTCTAGCTGTAGGTCCTGCAGAAACGGAAGGCATTTCGCGCATAACCACCGTTGTTCCCGGAACAGACGACAGCATTGGAAAATTAGTTCAGCAATTCTATAAGTTGATGGATGTTCATGAG GTTCAAGTTCTGACACACTCGCCATTTGCTGAGAGGGAACTCATGCTTATTAAGATTGCTGTAAATGCTGCTGCAAGAAGGGATGTGCTTGATATTGCCAACATTTTCCGGGCTAAGCCTGTTGATGTCTCTGATCACACAATAACATTAGAG GTGACTGGAGATTTCAATAAAATGCTCGCGCTCCAGAGACTATTGGAGCCTTTTGGTATTTGTGAG GTGGCACGGACCGGGAGGGTGGCATTGTCACGGGAGTCAGGCGTGGATTCGAGATACCTTAGAGGATACTCAATTCCGTTGTAG